A region from the Paenarthrobacter aurescens genome encodes:
- a CDS encoding deoxyguanosinetriphosphate triphosphohydrolase, with product MGTEAILGHDETAHDFVLAIPGYAEADSARWVEEPRKSNYRSDFERDRARVLHSSALRRLGAKTQVVAPDTDDFVRTRLTHSLEVAQVGRELGRSLGCDPDVVDTACLSHDLGHPPFGHNGESALNEVAHTIGGFEGNAQTLRLLTRLEPKVLAEDGRPAGLNLTRASLDAASKYPWSAVDAPVIHGHRTSKFGAYEDDLPVFEWLREGAPGNRSCIEAQVMDLADDISYSVHDVEDAIVAGHFQLKWMENPDHRARVVGYTKQWYLPHNDPAEIDAALARLEATKVWVREADGSRKSMAALKDMTSQLIGRFCQSAMETTRAHFGPANLTRYDAELMVPEDTVTEIAVLKGLATTFVISTDHRQPVYERQREVLHALVGVLNATGDRHLEPMFAADWRDAVDDGARLRVVIDQVASLTDVSALAMYERLVGSLPSLW from the coding sequence ATGGGAACCGAAGCGATACTTGGCCACGACGAGACGGCACACGATTTTGTGCTGGCCATTCCCGGTTACGCCGAGGCCGATTCCGCGCGGTGGGTTGAAGAGCCGCGCAAGAGCAACTACCGCTCAGACTTTGAACGGGACCGTGCCAGGGTCCTGCACTCTTCGGCGCTGCGCAGGCTCGGTGCCAAAACGCAGGTGGTTGCCCCGGATACGGACGACTTTGTCCGCACCAGGCTGACCCACAGCCTGGAAGTGGCACAGGTAGGCCGCGAGTTGGGCCGCTCCCTGGGGTGTGATCCTGACGTCGTGGATACTGCGTGCCTGAGCCACGATCTCGGTCATCCGCCTTTTGGCCACAACGGCGAGTCCGCGCTGAACGAAGTCGCGCACACCATTGGCGGCTTCGAAGGCAATGCCCAGACCCTGCGGCTGCTGACCAGGCTCGAGCCCAAAGTCCTGGCCGAGGACGGCAGGCCGGCGGGGCTTAACCTGACCCGCGCCAGCCTGGACGCCGCGTCCAAATACCCGTGGTCCGCCGTCGACGCCCCGGTGATTCATGGCCACCGCACCAGCAAATTCGGCGCCTACGAGGACGATCTTCCGGTTTTCGAATGGCTCCGCGAGGGCGCGCCGGGCAACCGCTCGTGCATCGAGGCCCAAGTGATGGACCTCGCCGACGATATTTCGTACTCGGTCCATGACGTCGAGGATGCGATCGTCGCAGGACACTTCCAGCTCAAATGGATGGAAAACCCGGACCACAGGGCACGCGTGGTGGGCTACACCAAACAGTGGTACTTGCCGCACAACGACCCCGCGGAAATTGATGCTGCCCTGGCACGGCTGGAGGCCACCAAGGTGTGGGTCCGCGAAGCTGACGGCAGCCGGAAGTCCATGGCTGCCCTGAAGGATATGACCAGCCAGTTGATTGGCCGGTTCTGCCAGAGCGCCATGGAAACAACCCGTGCCCACTTCGGACCGGCCAATCTGACCCGTTACGACGCCGAGCTCATGGTCCCCGAGGACACCGTCACCGAGATCGCCGTCCTCAAGGGCCTGGCCACCACTTTTGTGATCTCCACAGACCACCGCCAGCCGGTGTATGAGCGGCAACGCGAAGTGCTGCATGCTCTGGTGGGTGTTCTGAACGCCACCGGCGACCGCCACCTGGAGCCGATGTTCGCCGCTGACTGGCGTGACGCCGTCGACGACGGTGCGCGGCTGCGCGTGGTGATCGATCAGGTTGCCTCGCTGACGGACGTCTCCGCACTTGCCATGTACGAGCGACTGGTGGGCAGCCTTCCCTCGCTTTGGTAA
- the dusB gene encoding tRNA dihydrouridine synthase DusB: MTVVATPPALKLELPPLKLGGITVDTPVILAPMAGITNSAFRRLCREYGGGMYVAEMVTSRALVERTPESLRIISHDEDEKVRSVQLYGVDPVTVGAAVRMLVEEDRADHIDLNFGCPVPKVTRRGGGSALPWKIDLFTSIVNTAVKEASKGGIPLTIKMRKGIDEDHLTYLDAGRIARDAGVAAVALHGRTAAQFYSGQADWSAIARLREALPDIPVLGNGDIWSAEDAVRMVRETGVDGVVVGRGCQGRPWLFGDLQAAFEGSDQRHRPGLREVAEGVYRHAELMVETFGNDEYKALREIRKHMAWYFKGYVVGGELRAKLATVPTLEVLREYLDELDMDSPYPGVDSEGPRGRAGSPKKPALPKDWLQSRQLNAEQSADISAAELDVSGG; encoded by the coding sequence GTGACTGTTGTAGCAACGCCCCCCGCACTAAAGCTTGAGCTGCCGCCCTTGAAGCTCGGCGGGATCACCGTGGACACCCCTGTGATCCTTGCCCCCATGGCCGGCATCACCAACTCGGCCTTCCGCAGGCTCTGCCGTGAATACGGCGGTGGCATGTATGTGGCAGAGATGGTCACTTCCCGTGCCCTGGTGGAGCGTACTCCGGAATCGTTGCGCATCATCTCCCACGATGAGGATGAAAAAGTCCGTTCCGTTCAGCTCTACGGCGTGGATCCGGTAACTGTGGGTGCCGCGGTGCGCATGCTCGTCGAAGAGGACCGGGCCGATCACATCGACCTCAACTTCGGTTGCCCCGTGCCCAAGGTCACCCGGCGCGGCGGCGGTTCAGCCCTCCCGTGGAAAATCGATCTTTTTACCTCAATCGTCAATACAGCGGTCAAGGAAGCCTCCAAGGGTGGCATCCCGCTGACCATCAAGATGCGTAAAGGCATTGACGAGGACCACCTGACGTACCTTGACGCCGGCCGGATCGCCCGCGATGCCGGCGTTGCCGCCGTCGCCCTTCATGGCCGGACTGCGGCGCAGTTCTACTCGGGACAGGCAGATTGGTCCGCCATTGCGCGCCTCCGTGAAGCCCTGCCCGATATCCCGGTGCTGGGCAATGGTGATATCTGGTCGGCTGAGGACGCCGTGCGCATGGTCCGGGAAACCGGTGTGGACGGCGTAGTAGTGGGCCGTGGTTGCCAAGGCCGGCCCTGGCTGTTCGGCGACCTTCAGGCAGCCTTTGAGGGCAGCGATCAGCGGCACCGTCCAGGACTCCGGGAGGTTGCTGAGGGCGTGTACCGCCACGCGGAGCTGATGGTGGAGACCTTCGGCAACGACGAATACAAGGCGCTCCGCGAGATCCGCAAGCACATGGCCTGGTATTTCAAGGGTTATGTGGTGGGCGGCGAACTCCGCGCCAAGCTGGCCACAGTACCCACGCTCGAAGTGCTGCGCGAATACCTTGATGAACTGGACATGGACTCGCCCTACCCGGGCGTGGATTCCGAGGGGCCCCGCGGCCGTGCGGGCTCGCCCAAGAAGCCTGCGCTGCCCAAGGACTGGCTGCAGAGCCGTCAGCTGAACGCTGAACAGAGCGCGGATATCTCAGCCGCGGAGCTGGACGTTTCGGGCGGCTAG
- the dnaG gene encoding DNA primase, with the protein MAGLIKREDIDEVRQRTDIKEVVDGYVTLKGAGLGSFKGLCPFHDERSPSFTVRPQVGRYHCFGCGEDGDAISFVQKMDHSSFHEAVEKLAARIGYELRYEDGGTGPSREEVGKRQRLLDAHKIADEFFRAQLLTPGAADGRNFLFGRGFDRAAAEHFGVGYAPQGWDALLKHLRGRGFTDAELKLTGMFSEGNRGIYDRFRGRLIWPIRDIAGDTIGFGARKLFEDDQGPKYLNTPETTLYKKSQVLYGIDIAKRNIAKERQLVVVEGYTDVMACHLAGVTTAVATCGTAFGTEHIKVARRLLSDDGSGGEVIFTFDGDAAGQKAALRAFEEDQRFTAQTYVAVEPSGADPCDLRQLKGDAAVRELISTRKPLFEFAIRATLRRHNLDTVEGRVAALREAAPVVAQIRDSATRPGYTRNLAGWLGMPIEEVSGYVGAAAKRAAAGGTANTGGAANAGGAAGPGGAAGPGGPAAAAPASGGPVFQRPDPRDPIAGMERQALEVILQEPGVLGGGAWERFEASHFTTPAYAAVHTAVRAAGLAHSEDPVAWVEQVRQEVPEPLRALVSELAVTPLPASTAEAMQRYCRDILARLFELQITRIKADKMGQLQRLDAGANPEEFQRLNRELMQLEMERRALRSDG; encoded by the coding sequence GTGGCTGGCCTGATCAAACGTGAAGATATTGACGAAGTACGCCAGCGCACGGATATCAAGGAAGTTGTTGACGGTTACGTCACCTTGAAGGGCGCCGGGCTGGGCAGTTTCAAGGGCCTGTGCCCCTTCCACGACGAACGTTCGCCCTCCTTCACTGTTCGCCCGCAAGTGGGCAGGTACCACTGCTTCGGCTGCGGCGAGGACGGCGACGCCATTTCCTTCGTCCAGAAAATGGACCACAGCTCCTTTCACGAAGCCGTTGAAAAACTCGCTGCCAGAATCGGCTACGAACTGCGCTATGAGGACGGCGGCACCGGCCCCAGCCGCGAGGAAGTGGGCAAACGCCAACGCCTGCTGGACGCCCACAAGATCGCCGATGAGTTCTTCCGCGCCCAGCTGCTGACTCCCGGAGCGGCCGATGGACGCAACTTCCTCTTCGGCCGCGGATTTGATCGTGCCGCCGCGGAACACTTTGGCGTGGGATACGCGCCCCAGGGCTGGGACGCTCTGCTGAAACACCTGCGCGGCCGGGGGTTCACGGACGCTGAATTGAAACTCACCGGAATGTTCTCGGAAGGAAACCGCGGAATCTATGACCGCTTCCGTGGCAGGCTGATCTGGCCCATCCGGGACATCGCCGGGGACACCATCGGCTTCGGTGCCCGCAAGCTTTTCGAAGATGATCAGGGCCCCAAGTACCTGAACACCCCCGAGACCACGCTCTACAAGAAGTCCCAGGTCCTTTACGGCATTGACATCGCCAAGCGGAACATCGCCAAGGAGCGGCAACTGGTGGTGGTTGAGGGTTACACGGACGTCATGGCCTGCCACCTTGCAGGGGTTACGACGGCGGTGGCCACGTGCGGTACTGCCTTCGGTACCGAACACATCAAGGTTGCCCGCCGGCTGCTTTCGGACGACGGCAGCGGGGGAGAGGTCATCTTCACCTTCGACGGCGACGCCGCCGGTCAGAAGGCAGCCTTGCGCGCCTTCGAGGAAGACCAGCGCTTCACCGCCCAGACCTACGTTGCGGTGGAGCCGTCCGGGGCCGACCCCTGTGATCTTCGTCAACTCAAGGGCGATGCCGCAGTGCGCGAACTCATCAGCACCCGCAAGCCGCTCTTCGAGTTCGCCATCCGGGCAACTCTCCGGCGGCATAATCTGGACACCGTGGAAGGCCGCGTAGCTGCCCTGCGTGAAGCGGCCCCGGTGGTTGCCCAGATCCGGGACTCTGCCACAAGGCCCGGCTACACGCGGAACCTGGCCGGTTGGTTGGGCATGCCCATCGAGGAAGTCAGCGGCTACGTGGGAGCTGCCGCCAAGCGCGCTGCTGCCGGCGGTACGGCCAACACTGGCGGTGCGGCAAACGCTGGCGGCGCGGCCGGTCCAGGCGGTGCGGCCGGTCCAGGCGGTCCGGCGGCGGCAGCACCGGCGTCGGGCGGTCCGGTCTTCCAGCGCCCGGACCCCAGGGACCCCATCGCCGGCATGGAACGCCAGGCGCTTGAAGTTATCCTCCAGGAGCCTGGCGTGCTGGGCGGGGGAGCCTGGGAGCGCTTTGAGGCCTCGCACTTCACCACTCCGGCCTACGCGGCCGTCCACACTGCCGTGCGGGCTGCCGGACTGGCCCACTCCGAAGACCCTGTGGCTTGGGTGGAGCAGGTCCGCCAGGAAGTCCCCGAGCCGCTGAGGGCCCTGGTCTCGGAGTTGGCCGTGACGCCCCTGCCTGCGAGCACCGCCGAGGCAATGCAGCGGTACTGCCGTGACATCCTGGCCCGCCTTTTCGAGCTGCAGATCACCAGAATCAAGGCAGACAAGATGGGACAGTTGCAGCGCCTGGACGCAGGAGCGAATCCGGAGGAGTTCCAACGGCTGAACCGGGAGCTGATGCAGCTCGAAATGGAGCGCAGGGCATTGCGTTCCGACGGCTGA